One part of the Aurantibacillus circumpalustris genome encodes these proteins:
- a CDS encoding DUF3836 domain-containing protein → MKKILLFYVVALLFNADSVYAQCRIDSSYSYTTTSNVPNGRSLYTSDASGNVLTALSQAWNGTTSVWVNSSQITYTYNTNGKLTAYLSLNWNISSSTWQNSLLVTFNYNTNGNQTGSLYQSWNSTTSAWENTSQTTNTYDANGNQISSLSQSWNSTTSAWVNSGQSTYTYDANGNQISSLSQSWNSTTSAWVNSGQSTYTYDANGNQISSLSQFWNSMTSSWVNLQKFTYAYDTNGNQTNILLQTWYSTTTSWENSAQYTYTYNNNGNPTSVLAQSWNSTTSSWVFSSKANYFYDCSNVMGVHENEKDAFALYPNPTSQILNIQLKNSAGIEIYSHSGHIMDKQPAAQIHIINVSDFASGMYFIRASNGASMKFMKE, encoded by the coding sequence ATGAAAAAAATATTGCTTTTTTACGTTGTTGCATTGTTATTTAATGCCGACAGTGTTTATGCTCAATGTAGGATAGATAGCAGCTACAGCTACACCACAACATCGAACGTTCCTAATGGCAGAAGCCTGTACACCTCCGATGCAAGTGGAAACGTACTAACGGCTTTATCACAAGCCTGGAATGGAACCACTTCGGTGTGGGTGAATTCGAGTCAAATCACTTACACATATAATACAAACGGAAAATTGACAGCCTATCTTTCTCTGAACTGGAATATTAGCAGTTCAACATGGCAAAATTCCCTGCTAGTGACTTTTAACTATAATACAAATGGGAATCAAACTGGTAGTTTATATCAATCATGGAACAGCACGACATCGGCGTGGGAAAATACTAGTCAAACGACAAACACCTACGATGCTAATGGGAATCAAATAAGTAGTTTATCTCAATCATGGAACAGCACAACTTCGGCATGGGTAAATTCAGGTCAATCTACTTACACCTACGATGCCAATGGGAATCAAATAAGTAGTTTATCTCAATCATGGAACAGCACAACTTCGGCGTGGGTAAATTCAGGTCAATCTACTTACACCTACGATGCCAATGGGAATCAAATAAGTAGTTTATCTCAGTTTTGGAATAGTATGACTTCGTCGTGGGTAAATTTACAAAAATTTACATACGCCTATGATACCAATGGCAATCAAACGAATATATTACTCCAAACATGGTACAGTACGACTACGTCGTGGGAAAATTCCGCTCAATATACCTACACATATAATAACAATGGGAATCCAACGAGTGTTTTAGCTCAATCGTGGAATAGCACGACTTCGTCGTGGGTCTTTTCCAGCAAAGCAAATTATTTTTATGACTGTTCAAACGTAATGGGTGTTCACGAAAACGAAAAAGATGCATTTGCTCTTTATCCTAACCCTACAAGCCAAATTTTGAATATACAATTGAAAAATTCTGCAGGCATTGAAATTTACTCACATTCGGGGCATATTATGGATAAACAACCCGCCGCACAAATTCACATTATTAATGTTTCGGACTTCGCAAGTGGCATGTATTTTATCCGCGCTTCAAACGGCGCAAGCATGAAGTTTATGAAGGAATAA
- a CDS encoding T9SS type A sorting domain-containing protein — translation MNIVKVILAILSLLVFYVKANAQNCYSVLHDFNGNNNGSAPYGSLISDGTYLYGMTYEGGTNNIGIIFRIKPDGTGYAKIFDFMGGANGAWPHGSLVSDGTYMYGMTTNGGSLNSAGIVFKIKPDGSSYTKILTFDYTNGNSPLGSLICDGTYLYGMTSFGGANGKGVIFKIKTDGTGYTKLLDFNGTNGSSPQYSSLISDGTYLYGMTQEGGLNDYGVIFKIKFDGTGYAVLFDFNGANGKKPQGSLISDGTYLYGMTYEGGSTDKGVIFKIKSDGTGYTKLLDFNGFNEPYGGSPYGSLIAEGSYLYGMTSFGGSDVFGLVFKIKLDGTGYTKLLDFSSTTVGKMPFGSFISDGTYLYGLTNWGSPDGGNGTVFKLDILCSNTSTTNINEGIEDKDLRIYPSPTNEFLSVEFESTNTNIELKICNVLGKEIMNEKLKTENGKAAVDVSSLQDGVYFIKVGEKIRKFVKE, via the coding sequence ATGAACATAGTAAAGGTAATTCTAGCAATTTTATCCTTATTGGTATTTTATGTAAAAGCAAATGCGCAAAACTGCTATTCTGTATTGCATGATTTTAATGGCAACAATAATGGCTCTGCTCCATACGGTTCTTTGATTAGCGACGGCACTTATCTTTATGGGATGACTTATGAAGGAGGGACAAATAATATCGGCATAATCTTTAGGATAAAACCTGACGGAACAGGCTATGCTAAAATTTTTGATTTTATGGGTGGTGCAAATGGAGCATGGCCTCATGGCTCTTTAGTTAGCGATGGTACATACATGTATGGAATGACTACGAATGGCGGTAGCCTAAATAGTGCCGGGATAGTTTTTAAAATAAAGCCTGACGGGTCGAGCTATACCAAAATTCTTACTTTTGACTATACTAATGGAAACTCGCCGCTTGGTTCTTTAATTTGCGATGGTACTTATTTGTATGGAATGACGTCTTTTGGTGGTGCAAATGGCAAAGGAGTAATTTTTAAAATAAAAACTGATGGAACGGGTTACACCAAGTTACTTGATTTTAACGGGACAAATGGAAGCAGTCCGCAATACAGTTCTTTGATTAGTGATGGTACTTATTTGTATGGAATGACTCAAGAAGGAGGTTTAAATGACTATGGAGTGATTTTTAAGATAAAATTTGACGGGACAGGCTACGCCGTCTTGTTTGATTTTAACGGTGCAAATGGAAAAAAACCACAAGGTTCCTTGATTAGCGACGGTACTTATTTGTACGGAATGACCTATGAAGGAGGTTCAACTGACAAAGGAGTGATTTTTAAAATAAAATCTGACGGAACGGGTTATACAAAGTTGCTTGATTTTAATGGATTCAATGAGCCTTACGGTGGTTCACCCTACGGTTCATTGATTGCAGAAGGTTCATATTTGTATGGAATGACTAGTTTCGGCGGCTCAGATGTATTTGGTTTGGTTTTTAAAATAAAGCTGGATGGAACTGGCTATACCAAGTTGTTGGATTTTAGCAGTACAACTGTTGGAAAAATGCCTTTTGGTTCTTTTATTAGCGACGGCACTTATTTATATGGTTTGACTAATTGGGGCAGCCCAGATGGAGGTAATGGAACCGTTTTTAAACTCGATATCCTTTGTTCTAATACCTCCACAACTAATATCAATGAAGGGATTGAGGATAAAGATTTGAGGATTTACCCGAGCCCTACAAATGAGTTTTTAAGTGTTGAATTTGAAAGCACAAACACAAATATCGAATTGAAAATATGTAACGTGTTAGGTAAAGAAATTATGAACGAAAAATTAAAAACAGAGAATGGTAAAGCTGCAGTTGATGTAAGCAGTTTGCAGGATGGCGTTTATTTTATAAAAGTTGGAGAGAAAATCAGGAAGTTTGTGAAGGAGTGA
- a CDS encoding aconitate hydratase: MAFDIDMIKKVYEQLPSKIEAARKLVGRPLTLTEKILYTHLHSDQAPAAFERGKSYVDFSPDRVAMQDATAQMALLQFMQAGRPKVAVPSTVHCDHLITAKNGAAEDLAFANKESKEVFDFLGSVSNKYGIGFWKPGAGIIHQVVLENYAFPGGMMIGTDSHTVNAGGLGMLAIGVGGADACDVMAGLAWELKFPKLIGVKLTGKLSGWTAPKDVILKVAGILTVKGGTGAIVEYFGEGATSMSCTGKGTICNMGAEIGATTSTFGYDESMERYLNATGRADVAKLANGIKQHLTADPEVYANPDKYFDQIIEINLSELEPHVNGPFSPDLATPISKLKEEAVKNGWPLKISVGLLGSCTNSSYEDISRAVSLAKQVSSKNLKAKSEYLINPGSEQIRYTIKRDGFLDVFDEIGAKVFTNACGPCIGMWDRMGAEKQEKNTIIHSFNRNFAKRADGNPNTYAFVASPEIVTAMAIAGDLTFNPLTDSLVNEKGEKVKLDPPTGEELPSKGFAVEDAGFQAPAADGSKVQVNVSPTSDRLQLLDPFAAWEGVDLKGLKLLIKAKGKCTTDHISMAGPWLKYRGHLDNISNNMLIGAVNFYNEKTDTVKNQLTGKYESVPVVQRAYKAKGIGSIVVGDENYGEGSSREHAAMEPRHLGVRAVLVKSFARIHETNLKKQGMLGLTFDDKADYEKIKEDDSIDILGLTSFAPNTALTIVLNHADGSKDEIKANHTYNQQQIEWFKAGGALNIIRASVKA, encoded by the coding sequence ATGGCATTTGATATTGATATGATTAAGAAGGTTTACGAACAACTCCCTTCTAAAATTGAGGCAGCCCGTAAACTTGTTGGTCGCCCTTTAACATTAACGGAAAAAATTCTTTATACGCATTTACACAGCGATCAGGCTCCAGCGGCTTTTGAAAGAGGAAAATCATATGTTGATTTTTCGCCAGACAGAGTAGCTATGCAGGATGCAACCGCTCAAATGGCTTTGTTACAATTTATGCAAGCGGGTCGCCCTAAAGTGGCAGTACCTTCTACAGTGCATTGTGATCACTTAATTACTGCAAAAAATGGTGCGGCTGAAGATCTTGCTTTTGCAAATAAAGAAAGTAAAGAAGTATTTGATTTTTTAGGTTCAGTATCTAATAAATACGGAATTGGATTTTGGAAACCAGGTGCCGGTATTATTCACCAAGTAGTATTAGAAAATTATGCGTTTCCTGGAGGAATGATGATTGGAACCGATTCGCACACGGTAAACGCTGGTGGTTTGGGCATGTTAGCGATTGGAGTTGGTGGAGCAGATGCTTGCGATGTAATGGCAGGATTAGCTTGGGAATTAAAATTTCCAAAATTAATTGGTGTAAAACTTACCGGTAAATTAAGTGGGTGGACAGCCCCAAAAGATGTGATCTTAAAGGTTGCTGGAATCTTAACCGTTAAAGGTGGAACTGGTGCTATTGTTGAATATTTTGGTGAAGGTGCAACATCAATGAGTTGTACAGGTAAAGGAACTATTTGTAACATGGGTGCTGAAATTGGTGCTACTACTTCAACATTTGGTTACGACGAATCGATGGAGCGTTACTTAAACGCTACCGGAAGGGCTGACGTTGCTAAATTGGCAAATGGCATCAAACAACATTTAACAGCAGATCCGGAAGTGTACGCAAATCCTGATAAATATTTTGATCAAATTATTGAAATTAATTTATCGGAATTAGAGCCACATGTGAATGGTCCTTTCAGTCCAGATTTAGCAACACCTATTTCAAAATTAAAAGAAGAGGCTGTTAAAAACGGCTGGCCTTTAAAAATATCGGTTGGACTTTTAGGTTCTTGTACCAACTCTTCGTACGAAGATATTTCGCGCGCAGTGAGTTTAGCAAAACAAGTATCTTCAAAAAATTTAAAAGCAAAATCTGAGTACTTGATCAACCCAGGTTCTGAACAAATTCGTTACACGATTAAGCGTGATGGGTTTTTAGATGTTTTTGATGAAATAGGAGCGAAGGTATTTACGAATGCTTGTGGTCCTTGTATTGGTATGTGGGATAGAATGGGGGCAGAGAAACAAGAGAAGAATACCATCATTCATTCTTTTAATAGAAACTTCGCAAAACGTGCCGATGGAAATCCGAATACGTATGCTTTTGTAGCTTCACCTGAAATTGTAACAGCCATGGCTATTGCGGGCGATCTTACTTTTAATCCTTTAACCGATAGTTTGGTAAACGAAAAAGGCGAGAAAGTAAAATTAGATCCTCCAACAGGAGAAGAATTACCAAGCAAAGGATTCGCGGTAGAAGATGCTGGATTTCAAGCACCGGCGGCTGATGGAAGCAAAGTACAAGTTAACGTTTCACCAACCAGTGATCGATTACAATTGTTAGATCCTTTTGCAGCATGGGAAGGCGTTGATTTAAAAGGTTTAAAATTATTAATTAAGGCAAAAGGAAAATGTACAACCGATCATATTTCTATGGCGGGTCCCTGGTTAAAATACCGTGGTCATTTAGATAACATTTCGAATAACATGTTGATTGGTGCGGTGAATTTTTACAATGAAAAAACAGACACCGTTAAGAATCAGTTAACAGGTAAATACGAGTCGGTACCGGTTGTACAAAGAGCATACAAGGCAAAAGGAATTGGTTCGATTGTGGTGGGAGATGAGAATTACGGAGAGGGATCTTCACGCGAGCATGCGGCTATGGAACCACGTCACCTGGGTGTGCGTGCTGTACTTGTAAAATCGTTTGCACGTATTCACGAAACCAACTTGAAAAAACAAGGCATGTTAGGACTTACCTTTGATGATAAGGCTGACTACGAAAAAATTAAGGAAGATGATAGCATTGATATCTTGGGATTGACTAGCTTTGCACCGAACACTGCTTTAACTATTGTTTTAAATCATGCTGATGGAAGTAAAGACGAAATAAAAGCGAACCATACTTATAACCAACAGCAAATTGAGTGGTTTAAAGCAGGTGGCGCTTTAAATATTATCAGAGCAAGTGTGAAAGCATAA
- the aroC gene encoding chorismate synthase yields the protein MAGNSFGTLFKLSSFGESHGVAIGGVIDGCPAGLEIDLLFIQSELDRRKPGQSHITTQRKESDTVEFLSGIFEGKTTGAPIGFVIKNEDQKPKDYVHLKDTFRPSHADFTYEHKYGLRDYRGGGRSSARETACRIVAGAIAKLFLKKQNISVNAFVKQVGEIKLEKTFTDLDLSKIESSIVRCPDETTSSKMISYIEEIKKQGDTVGGVIQCVIQNAPIGLGEPVFDKLHAVLGHAMLNINAVKGFEIGSGFDSVHYKGSELNDLFVASENKNAAIQTKTNNSGGIQGGISNGMPIYFNVAFKPVATIMQKQASVNKQGEAVELEGKGRHDPCVLPRAVPIVESMAALVIADFLLLARCNRV from the coding sequence ATGGCAGGAAATTCGTTTGGAACACTTTTTAAACTCAGTTCTTTTGGTGAAAGTCATGGAGTGGCTATTGGTGGCGTAATTGATGGTTGCCCTGCTGGCTTAGAAATTGATCTTTTATTTATTCAATCGGAGTTAGACCGTCGTAAACCAGGACAATCGCACATTACCACTCAGCGCAAAGAATCAGACACAGTTGAGTTTCTTTCTGGAATCTTTGAAGGGAAAACTACAGGAGCGCCAATTGGTTTTGTGATAAAAAACGAAGACCAAAAACCGAAAGATTATGTCCATTTAAAAGACACGTTTCGTCCGTCGCATGCTGATTTTACCTATGAACACAAATATGGACTAAGAGATTACAGAGGCGGAGGAAGAAGCAGTGCAAGAGAAACAGCCTGTAGAATTGTAGCCGGAGCTATTGCCAAATTGTTTCTAAAAAAACAAAATATTTCAGTAAATGCCTTTGTAAAACAAGTAGGTGAAATTAAACTAGAAAAAACGTTTACTGACTTAGATCTTTCAAAAATAGAATCGAGTATTGTTAGATGTCCGGATGAAACAACTTCTAGCAAAATGATTTCTTACATTGAAGAAATTAAAAAACAGGGAGATACCGTTGGAGGAGTTATTCAGTGTGTGATTCAAAATGCACCAATAGGATTGGGCGAACCTGTTTTTGATAAATTGCATGCAGTGCTTGGTCACGCCATGCTGAATATTAATGCGGTAAAAGGCTTTGAAATAGGCAGTGGTTTTGATAGCGTGCATTACAAAGGATCAGAATTAAACGACTTGTTTGTTGCGTCCGAAAACAAAAACGCAGCAATTCAAACAAAAACAAATAACAGCGGTGGCATTCAGGGCGGTATAAGTAACGGCATGCCAATTTATTTTAATGTCGCGTTTAAGCCGGTAGCAACCATTATGCAGAAACAAGCATCTGTAAACAAACAAGGCGAAGCAGTTGAGTTGGAAGGCAAGGGGAGACATGATCCTTGCGTTTTGCCACGAGCGGTGCCTATTGTTGAAAGTATGGCTGCCCTGGTGATTGCTGATTTTTTATTGTTGGCACGGTGTAATAGAGTTTAA
- the hutI gene encoding imidazolonepropionase, which yields MQKLLLKNIKNLVSVYEKAPITLKGKEMGKLPCIENAWLACDSGLIADYGSMDDFPGITNWKDLEVIDCSGKLVLPCFADSHTHIVYAGNREQEFVDRINGLSYEEVAKRGGGILNSAKNLRQTSEDDLFEQSKQRLIEIIKQGTGSVEIKSGYGLDLESELNMLRVIKRLKALNWIPVKATFLGAHALPQEFKTNKQGYIDLIINEMLPAIEKEKLADFIDVFCEKDYFTAEETKQILMAGKKHGLIGKVHAEQLSHTNGIKTAIECDAISADHLEFCNDADIALFTKSKTMPTILPGAAFFLNLPLPPARKMIDSGLAIAFASDYNPGSSPSGNMKLMMSLACIQYKLTPEEAFNAVTINSAYAMQLEKEVGCISNGKLANLIITKEISSYGYLPYAFGSELFDKIIINGEIWRL from the coding sequence ATGCAAAAACTTCTTTTAAAAAATATAAAAAATCTGGTAAGTGTTTACGAAAAAGCCCCAATAACATTAAAGGGGAAAGAGATGGGCAAATTACCTTGTATCGAAAATGCCTGGTTAGCTTGCGACAGCGGCTTAATCGCTGATTACGGATCAATGGATGATTTTCCGGGCATTACAAACTGGAAAGATTTGGAAGTTATTGACTGTAGTGGAAAACTTGTTCTTCCTTGTTTTGCAGATAGCCACACACACATTGTTTATGCAGGAAACCGTGAACAAGAATTTGTTGACCGCATAAATGGTTTAAGTTATGAAGAAGTCGCAAAACGCGGTGGTGGCATTTTAAACTCAGCAAAAAACCTACGTCAAACATCTGAAGATGATCTTTTTGAGCAATCGAAACAACGCCTCATAGAAATTATAAAACAAGGAACTGGCTCAGTAGAAATTAAAAGTGGTTATGGTTTAGATCTTGAAAGCGAATTAAATATGTTGCGGGTGATTAAACGTTTAAAGGCCTTGAACTGGATTCCAGTAAAAGCAACCTTTTTAGGTGCACACGCTTTACCGCAAGAATTTAAAACCAATAAACAAGGCTACATTGATTTAATCATAAACGAAATGTTACCTGCAATTGAAAAAGAAAAATTGGCCGATTTTATTGATGTGTTTTGTGAGAAAGACTATTTTACAGCCGAAGAAACAAAACAAATTTTAATGGCAGGAAAAAAACACGGACTAATTGGTAAAGTACATGCAGAACAATTAAGTCATACCAATGGAATTAAAACAGCCATTGAATGTGACGCAATTAGCGCTGATCATTTAGAGTTTTGTAACGATGCGGACATTGCGTTATTTACCAAAAGCAAAACCATGCCAACCATTTTACCAGGTGCGGCTTTCTTTTTAAATCTACCATTACCACCTGCGAGAAAAATGATCGACTCAGGTTTAGCAATTGCCTTTGCAAGTGATTACAACCCTGGCAGTAGTCCGAGTGGCAACATGAAACTCATGATGAGTTTGGCGTGCATCCAATATAAACTAACACCCGAAGAAGCATTTAATGCTGTTACAATTAACAGTGCTTATGCTATGCAGTTAGAAAAAGAAGTGGGATGTATTAGCAATGGTAAACTAGCAAATTTAATCATCACCAAAGAAATAAGCAGTTATGGTTATTTACCTTACGCTTTTGGGAGCGAGTTGTTTGATAAAATAATCATTAATGGTGAAATATGGAGGCTGTAA
- a CDS encoding BrxA/BrxB family bacilliredoxin — MYPEAIVTPMKAELTTAGFLELINPEDVDKAVNEEGTVLMVVNSVCGCAAGACRPGVKKSLENTKKPSKLTTVFAGFDVDAVNQARKHFAPYPPSSPAIALFKNGELVHFIERHNIEGHNANAISEHLKAVYDEFC; from the coding sequence ATGTATCCTGAAGCTATTGTAACTCCAATGAAAGCCGAATTAACTACTGCGGGCTTTTTAGAATTAATAAATCCTGAAGATGTTGATAAAGCCGTGAACGAGGAAGGCACTGTTCTAATGGTGGTGAATTCTGTATGCGGTTGTGCTGCTGGTGCGTGTCGCCCAGGTGTTAAAAAAAGTCTTGAGAATACTAAAAAACCTTCTAAACTTACTACAGTTTTTGCAGGATTTGATGTAGATGCAGTTAATCAGGCAAGAAAACACTTCGCACCTTATCCACCAAGCAGTCCGGCCATTGCTTTGTTTAAAAACGGAGAATTGGTTCATTTTATTGAACGTCATAATATTGAAGGGCATAACGCAAACGCCATATCTGAGCACTTAAAGGCTGTTTACGATGAATTTTGCTAA